The following are encoded together in the Solenopsis invicta isolate M01_SB chromosome 14, UNIL_Sinv_3.0, whole genome shotgun sequence genome:
- the LOC105197605 gene encoding histone H3.v1-like — protein sequence MQPPQRRLLEHPRRAKQVYRSHDYNIARKHRQPQNKLDEDRPYRSSDVKNNEEENEEEEEEEEEEENQGEEEDKLDDLDENDEETAEQDEEETVNEEPSEVAVAAARNRVARSGYVPLGSETGEHERQEVVRIRSVTEECEDEPTEPSQYYEYETEVRNIASQDEECRVTLSAKVFGTSLLIFILA from the exons ATGCAACCACCGCAACGCCGTCTTCTCGAACATCCGCGCAGAGCCAAGCAGGTATACCGCAGCCACGACTACAACATCGCACGAAAACACCGTCAGCCTCAAAATAAGCTCGACGAGGACAGACCTTATCGTTCGTCAGATGTGAAGAATAACGAAGAAGAAaacgaggaagaggaggaagaagaagaggaagaggaaaatcAAGGCGAGGAGGAGGACAAGCTCGACGACCTGGATGAAAATGACGAAGAGACCGCGGAACAAGACGAGGAAGAAACGGTGAACGAGGAACCCAGCGAG gtcgcggtcgccgccgccagGAATCGTGTAGCGAGATCTGGTTACGTGCCACTTGGGAGTGAGACCGGTGAACATGAGAGACAAGAAGTCGTGAGGATCAGATCAGTCACTGAGGAGTGCGAGGACGAGCCTACAGAACCGTCGCAATATTACGAATACG aGACCGAAGTGAGAAATATCGCCTCTCAGGACGAGGAGTGTCGAGTGACGTTATCCGCGAAAGTCTTCGGTACGAGTCTGCTGATTTTCATACTTGCCTAA
- the LOC105197604 gene encoding E3 SUMO-protein ligase NSE2 — MTQSTQMMEELDDCCMRTAGNIIKYYDNEEERQKMLKDLRECLKANCAISARTKAANTIRQQMECLFEPEGDITNITKEYKKAIDEIQVDPLQDPRLLEYDRQIESLLRANKSVSSQGVDDTDADLRLTDSQVNVIDPITKTRMTNPVRNAVCGHTYDKESLVAMLRKNKNTRCPVVGCTSLDYINLSQCRPDIAMKMYLEQNPA; from the exons ATGACACAGTCCACGCAAATGATGGAGGAGCTTGACGATTGTTGCATGAGAACGGCGGGAAACATTATAAAGTATTACG ACAACGAGGAAGAGAGGCAGAAGATGTTGAAGGATTTAAGAGAATGTTTGAAGGCAAATTGTGCGATTTCTGCGAGAACAAAGGCTGCGAATACGATCAGGCAGCAGATGGAATGCTTGTTCGAACCAGAAGGAGATATAACAAACATCACAAAA GAATATAAAAAGGCTATAGACGAAATCCAAGTTGATCCGTTGCAAGACCCTAGACTGTTGGAGTATGATCGTCAGATTGAAAGCTTGCTTCGAG CCAATAAATCTGTATCAAGTCAAGGAGTGGATGATACAGATGCTGATTTAAGGCTAACAGACAGTCAAGTAAATGTGATCGACCCAATCACGAAGACGAGAATGACCAATCCTGTGAGAAATGCAGTCTGCGGCCACACATACGATAAGGAGAGTCTTGTCGCAATGCtacgaaaaaacaaaaacacCAG ATGTCCTGTGGTGGGTTGCACCAGCCTGGACTACATAAACTTAAGTCAATGTCGTCCTGACATTGCAATGAAAATGTATTTGGAACAAAACCCTGCTTAG